Proteins encoded by one window of Lates calcarifer isolate ASB-BC8 linkage group LG5, TLL_Latcal_v3, whole genome shotgun sequence:
- the LOC108884556 gene encoding neuronal pentraxin-1 has product MTGAMDGSSWKLFLLSCLIVMESSAQDFGQTQFICTSVPKDMDLCTATMQNSGPAEDLKTTVMQLRETVLQQKETIMNQKETIRELTSKLSRCESQSLPAAAGPGGRRPGSKNTMGDVSRGTTDTLAQLGQTLQTLKQRLENLEQYSRGNNTVQANSLKDLLQNKIDDMEKQVLSRVNTLEETKPGSRNDTEQRNRVESTLTSLHHRITDLEKGKDIRPTDKFQLTFPLRTNYMYAKAKRSLPEMYSFSVCLWIKSNASPGVGTPFSYAVPGQANEMVLIEWGNNPMEILINDKVAKLPFLINDGKWHHLCITWTTRDGMWEAFQDGVMRGSGENLAPYHPIKPEGVLVLGQEQDTLGGGFDATQAFVGELANLNIWNRKLSVAEIHNLATCNSKAPAGNVFSWTESNIEIFGGANQMDL; this is encoded by the exons ATGACTGGAGCCATGGACGGATCCTCGTGGAAACTTTTTCTACTTTCTTGCCTCATTGTTATGGAGAGCTCCGCGCAAGACTTCGGACAGACGCAGTTTATTTGCACGTCGGTGCCCAAGGATATGGACTTGTGCACGGCCACGATGCAGAACAGCGGGCCGGCGGAGGACCTGAAGACCACGGTAATGCAGCTGCGGGAGACCGTGCTGCAGCAAAAGGAGACCATTATGAACCAAAAGGAGACAATCAGGGAGCTAACGTCCAAGTTGAGCCGCTGCGAAAGCCAGAGCCTCCCCGCGGCGGCGGGACCCGGCGGGAGGCGGCCGGGGTCGAAGAACACGATGGGGGATGTATCCCGGGGCACCACGGACACCCTGGCCCAGCTGGGACAGACTTTACAGACGCTCAAACAGAGACTGGAGAATCTTGAG CAATACAGCCGAGGAAACAACACCGTGCAAGCGAACAGCCTGAAAGATCTGCTGCAGAACAAGATAGATGACATGGAGAAGCAGGTTCTGTCCCGGGTCAACACTTTAGAGGAGACCAAACCGGGATCCAGGAATGACACCGAGCAGCGAAACAGAGTGGAGTCCACGCTCACCTCTCTGCACCACCGGATCACAGACCTGGAGAAAG GCAAAGACATCAGACCAACAGATAAGTTCCAGCTCACCTTCCCCCTGAGAACCAACTACATGTACGCCAAAGCCAAGAGGAGCCTCCCTGAGATGTACtccttcagtgtgtgtctgtggatcAAGTCCAACGCATCACCTGGGGTGGGGACGCCCTTCTCCTATGCTGTGCCGGGCCAGGCCAACGAGATGGTCTTGATTGAGTGGGGGAACAACCCTATGGAGATTCTCATTAATGACAAG gttGCAAAGCTGCCGTTCCTCATCAATGACGGAAAATGGCATCACCTCTGCATCACATGGACCACCCGTGACGGGATGTGGGAGGCCTTCCAGGATGGAGTGATGCGGGGAAGCGGGGAAAATCTGGCACCATACCACCCCATCAAACCAGAGGGAGTGCTGGTCCTGGGACAAGAGCAG GACACATTGGGAGGAGGCTTCGATGCAACACAAGCCTTTGTTGGAGAGCTAGCAAACTTGAATATCTGGAACAGGAAACTTTCTGTCGCAGAGATCCACAACTTGGCAACCTGCAACAGCAAAGCACCGGCTGGCAACGTCTTCTCCTGGACAGAGAGCAACATTGAAATATTTGGCGGAGCGAACCAAATGGACCTTTGA